Proteins from a single region of Chloroherpeton thalassium ATCC 35110:
- a CDS encoding class I SAM-dependent methyltransferase, whose protein sequence is MENKFDRSAKDWDNNPVRVKIAEKAIQELRHRVSPAPDIQVLDYGTGTGLMLLGIQPYAAHVTGMDSSLGMLDVLRGKIKAAEITNVDVLHHNIETEELPKEAFHLVLSNMTLHHIADTEMFLRKVYHALKSGGSCCITDLETEDGSFHHEPDNSIKHLGFDKNELAKHFEATGFEVLHLDTFHEVVRETGRRYPLFMAIAKKN, encoded by the coding sequence ATGGAAAATAAATTTGATCGATCAGCCAAAGATTGGGACAACAATCCGGTTCGTGTGAAAATTGCAGAAAAGGCAATCCAAGAATTGCGCCACAGGGTCTCCCCTGCTCCAGATATACAAGTTTTGGATTACGGTACGGGCACGGGGTTGATGCTTTTAGGCATTCAGCCATATGCGGCGCATGTGACAGGAATGGATAGCTCGCTTGGAATGCTTGATGTGCTGCGTGGAAAAATAAAAGCGGCAGAAATTACGAATGTGGATGTCTTGCATCACAATATAGAAACGGAGGAATTGCCAAAAGAGGCATTTCATCTTGTACTTAGCAATATGACGCTCCATCACATTGCAGACACAGAAATGTTTCTGAGAAAGGTGTATCACGCACTGAAATCAGGTGGCAGCTGCTGTATCACCGATTTGGAAACTGAAGATGGCTCTTTTCATCATGAGCCGGATAATTCCATCAAGCATTTAGGCTTTGATAAAAACGAACTGGCCAAGCATTTTGAGGCAACTGGCTTTGAGGTGCTCCATCTTGACACTTTCCACGAGGTCGTTCGCGAAACCGGTCGACGCTACCCGCTCTTTATGGCGATCGCAAAAAAGAATTAG
- a CDS encoding MmcQ/YjbR family DNA-binding protein produces the protein MNLETFRQYCLSFNGATEDFPFDESTLVFKVKGKMFALTNIDRFESINLKCKPEDCIELRERFDAISPGHHMNKKHWITVATKTNIPNNLLKELIQNSYHLVVQNIPKKLREELEKR, from the coding sequence ATGAACCTCGAGACATTTCGCCAATATTGCTTGAGCTTCAACGGTGCTACCGAAGACTTTCCGTTTGACGAAAGCACGCTCGTGTTCAAGGTAAAAGGGAAGATGTTCGCCTTAACGAACATCGATCGATTTGAGTCAATCAACTTAAAGTGCAAGCCTGAAGATTGTATCGAACTTCGCGAAAGGTTCGATGCTATCTCGCCCGGCCACCACATGAACAAAAAACATTGGATCACCGTCGCAACAAAAACAAATATCCCCAACAACCTCCTAAAGGAATTGATTCAAAATTCATATCATCTTGTTGTACAGAACATCCCAAAGAAGCTACGTGAAGAACTTGAAAAAAGATGA
- a CDS encoding TonB-dependent receptor plug domain-containing protein produces the protein MKLGSCRKRNWFKPAVLSALVLATNFGSTGTLRAEEKELDPIPEKDGDEIVVTATRMADSSFNVPVSIEQISQKQLQSSAPESIGEVLRDVPGVSMAGSGLWDVSPIIRGFSGNRVLVLIDGNRENNLWAGRDPLTPFLDVSQIERIEVLKGASSVLYGTDALGGVINIITKKNFPNLSEGWVFKPSAQVGYSSVDEGKFGKLSVQGGGHGFDFQIAASRRETDSYTDGDGNTVANSQFEAGNYTVQAGYMISNQHQLSFSYRRSDIDDKGIPQKENASYSHFTKFDTDAYNFSYQGCDLGFVKELQVKSWVISQERAYDGNIASTTQPMYTLKTNQIETGAVGSSMQVQFVSWNQHTLVAGIEFVHEDAESDELQIKKKTANNLTAKTITFPPVSDAIRNHFSLYAQDKYQFESGALLLAGARYDFFSSDAEAAAFKTVTYGSDGETVTKTTETESNFHETQDHAVTFNLGYLHPLSKQLHFTANFASGFRAPDIFERFSTRGGSYIILGDPDLDAEYSYNIDLGLKLKSQHFNGAVSVFYSWVKNYIDLVDTGEQLDGFDTKTYVNVDATNLYGADASIAYRLNEQLSFFANAAYVLGKNTESDDHLNDIPPLNGMLGTRWENQLNETWRYWFEFNTELYAQQNDPAPGEASTPGYVLLNLRSGIRFSENATLSLAVDNLLDKAYRSHLNEADFLYEPGINFKTTLSVGL, from the coding sequence ATGAAATTAGGGTCTTGTAGAAAACGCAATTGGTTTAAACCCGCTGTTTTGTCGGCGTTGGTTCTTGCCACAAACTTTGGCTCAACAGGAACATTACGCGCCGAGGAAAAAGAACTTGATCCAATCCCCGAAAAAGATGGGGACGAAATTGTGGTTACCGCCACAAGAATGGCCGATAGCTCTTTCAACGTCCCTGTAAGCATTGAACAAATTTCGCAGAAGCAATTGCAAAGCAGCGCACCGGAAAGCATTGGCGAAGTGCTCAGAGACGTGCCGGGTGTCTCAATGGCTGGAAGCGGTCTTTGGGACGTTAGTCCGATTATTCGTGGTTTTAGCGGAAATAGAGTTCTGGTTCTTATCGATGGAAATCGCGAGAATAACCTTTGGGCCGGGCGCGACCCGTTAACGCCGTTTTTAGACGTGAGCCAAATCGAGCGAATTGAAGTTCTGAAAGGCGCGTCTTCGGTGCTCTATGGAACGGATGCACTTGGCGGTGTTATCAATATCATCACGAAGAAAAACTTTCCAAACTTGAGCGAAGGCTGGGTTTTTAAACCGTCTGCGCAAGTCGGATATAGCTCCGTAGATGAGGGAAAATTCGGAAAGCTTTCGGTCCAAGGCGGCGGACATGGTTTCGATTTTCAAATTGCGGCATCTCGGCGCGAAACGGATAGCTACACGGACGGCGATGGAAACACGGTTGCAAATAGCCAATTTGAAGCGGGAAACTACACTGTGCAAGCGGGCTACATGATAAGCAATCAGCATCAGCTTAGTTTCTCTTATCGCCGAAGCGACATCGACGACAAAGGTATTCCACAAAAGGAAAATGCCAGCTACTCGCACTTTACAAAGTTTGACACTGACGCTTATAATTTCTCTTATCAAGGTTGTGACCTCGGATTTGTCAAAGAGTTGCAAGTCAAAAGTTGGGTGATTTCGCAGGAAAGAGCTTACGATGGAAATATTGCAAGCACCACGCAACCGATGTACACGCTTAAAACAAACCAGATTGAAACTGGCGCAGTTGGTTCGTCCATGCAAGTTCAGTTCGTTTCTTGGAATCAGCACACGCTGGTTGCCGGAATAGAGTTTGTTCATGAAGATGCAGAGTCTGACGAATTGCAAATCAAAAAGAAGACGGCGAACAACTTAACGGCAAAAACAATCACCTTCCCACCCGTTTCCGACGCCATCCGAAACCATTTTAGTTTATATGCTCAAGATAAATACCAATTTGAATCGGGAGCGTTACTTTTAGCAGGCGCTCGCTACGATTTCTTTAGTTCTGATGCGGAAGCGGCGGCATTCAAAACCGTTACTTATGGAAGCGACGGCGAAACCGTTACCAAAACCACAGAGACAGAAAGCAACTTCCATGAGACACAAGACCATGCCGTTACTTTCAATCTCGGATACTTGCATCCGTTGAGCAAACAGTTGCATTTCACCGCGAACTTTGCTTCGGGATTTAGAGCACCTGATATTTTTGAACGCTTCTCGACAAGAGGCGGCAGCTACATCATTCTCGGCGACCCTGATTTGGACGCTGAATACAGCTACAACATTGATTTAGGATTGAAACTAAAATCCCAGCATTTCAACGGAGCTGTGTCCGTTTTTTATTCTTGGGTGAAGAACTACATCGACTTGGTGGACACCGGCGAACAGCTCGATGGATTTGATACCAAAACCTATGTTAATGTCGACGCGACGAATCTTTACGGCGCAGACGCTTCCATTGCATATCGCCTAAACGAGCAACTTTCCTTCTTTGCTAACGCCGCTTATGTGCTGGGAAAAAATACCGAAAGCGACGACCATTTGAACGACATTCCTCCACTCAATGGAATGCTTGGCACGCGCTGGGAAAATCAGCTAAACGAGACTTGGCGTTATTGGTTCGAGTTCAACACGGAACTCTATGCACAGCAAAACGATCCCGCCCCAGGTGAGGCTTCTACACCGGGCTATGTTTTGCTGAATCTGAGAAGCGGCATTCGATTTTCGGAGAATGCAACGCTTTCACTTGCGGTTGATAATTTGTTGGACAAAGCGTATAGAAGTCATCTCAACGAGGCTGATTTTCTTTACGAGCCGGGGATCAATTTTAAAACCACTCTGAGCGTAGGGTTATAA
- a CDS encoding cob(I)yrinic acid a,c-diamide adenosyltransferase yields the protein MKIYTRKGDTGETGLFGGKRVPKDDVRVECYGTFDEVNATVGLLRAKLPIDHVWQANLHRIQKDMMNVMSHLARPSDTAKENPNPLPLDGAAFCEQWIDELEATVAAPSDYFLLPGGNEISALCQVIRTQFRRGERRLVTLMRTDEVHPSIPEYVNRLSDLFFVLARAEMATAGMEEERWNLFIYKRKKKA from the coding sequence ATGAAAATATACACGAGAAAAGGAGACACCGGCGAAACCGGACTTTTCGGCGGCAAGCGCGTGCCGAAAGATGATGTGCGCGTCGAATGCTACGGTACGTTTGACGAAGTTAATGCTACCGTCGGGTTGCTTCGCGCGAAGCTTCCCATCGACCATGTGTGGCAAGCGAACTTGCATCGCATTCAAAAGGACATGATGAACGTCATGTCGCATTTAGCTCGTCCGTCGGACACTGCGAAGGAAAATCCGAATCCGCTTCCGCTCGATGGCGCGGCGTTTTGCGAACAATGGATTGATGAACTGGAAGCAACCGTCGCTGCGCCGTCCGATTACTTTTTGCTGCCAGGCGGCAATGAAATTTCCGCACTTTGCCAAGTCATTCGCACACAATTCCGGCGTGGCGAACGGCGTTTGGTCACGCTGATGAGAACCGATGAGGTACATCCCTCGATTCCCGAATATGTAAATCGACTTTCGGATTTGTTTTTCGTACTGGCTCGCGCGGAGATGGCCACCGCAGGTATGGAAGAAGAACGCTGGAATTTGTTTATCTATAAGCGAAAGAAAAAAGCTTAG
- the cbiD gene encoding cobalt-precorrin-5B (C(1))-methyltransferase CbiD, translating to MVVIFCHAEILSEASMRPATFDASARKPQHPMKGIKTGRLYSLKKRPTLLYNMTVSDHENKPLRSGFTTGACAAAATKAALQTLLTAKSPSEVEIALPSGRRVSFPVKFISCTNTSAICAVTKDAGDDPDITNGLDILSRVSLDAQAPFGDVQFMAGQGVGRIAIRGHELPLGEAAINPVPRQMIRHAVIEVLTESETRCGVSVTISVPGGEDIARRTLNPRLGIEGGISILGTSGIVVPYSEEAYLDSIRQSIQIAMKNGCSEIVLNSGSKSETFLKTERADLPELAFVHYGNWIGRALEFAKEELLCKQISVGVMLAKATKLAAGNLETSSRQVSVDRRFIADLAKRAGYASGLCEQIAELKLVRGITELIPFGKDEPFYQVLAETCYEVCKKVVGEKPLVFYLISMSGELVKYEEKHA from the coding sequence ATGGTAGTTATTTTTTGTCATGCTGAGATTCTTAGCGAAGCATCCATGCGTCCGGCCACGTTTGATGCTTCGGCTCGGAAGCCTCAGCATCCTATGAAAGGAATCAAAACCGGTCGGTTGTATTCATTAAAAAAAAGGCCGACATTGCTTTATAACATGACAGTTTCAGATCACGAAAATAAACCCCTTCGCTCAGGCTTCACGACGGGGGCTTGTGCGGCGGCGGCAACGAAAGCCGCTTTGCAAACGCTTCTCACGGCCAAATCGCCAAGCGAGGTTGAAATTGCATTGCCGAGTGGACGGCGCGTTTCGTTTCCGGTTAAATTCATTTCGTGCACGAACACATCGGCGATTTGTGCTGTCACGAAGGACGCCGGAGACGACCCCGATATCACGAACGGCTTGGACATTTTGAGTCGTGTCTCACTTGACGCGCAAGCGCCGTTCGGCGACGTGCAATTTATGGCGGGCCAAGGCGTTGGGCGAATTGCGATTCGCGGCCACGAACTTCCGCTCGGCGAAGCGGCCATCAACCCCGTGCCGCGCCAAATGATTCGCCACGCAGTCATCGAAGTGCTAACTGAGTCTGAAACGCGTTGTGGCGTCAGCGTCACGATTTCCGTGCCGGGCGGGGAGGACATCGCGCGGCGCACGCTAAATCCGCGCTTGGGCATCGAGGGCGGCATCTCCATTTTGGGCACAAGCGGAATTGTGGTCCCGTACTCCGAAGAAGCGTATCTGGATAGCATTCGCCAATCGATTCAAATCGCGATGAAAAACGGCTGCTCGGAAATCGTCTTAAATTCTGGCTCGAAAAGCGAGACATTTTTGAAAACGGAGCGAGCAGATCTGCCGGAACTCGCATTTGTGCATTACGGAAATTGGATTGGCCGCGCGCTCGAATTTGCCAAAGAAGAATTGTTATGTAAACAAATTTCCGTCGGTGTGATGCTGGCCAAAGCCACGAAATTGGCGGCTGGAAACTTGGAAACATCGAGCCGTCAAGTTTCGGTAGACCGTCGCTTCATTGCGGACTTGGCCAAAAGGGCGGGTTACGCGTCGGGCTTATGCGAGCAAATTGCGGAATTGAAATTGGTGCGCGGCATCACGGAGCTAATTCCGTTCGGCAAAGACGAACCGTTTTATCAGGTGCTTGCCGAAACCTGCTATGAGGTTTGCAAAAAAGTTGTAGGGGAAAAGCCGCTGGTGTTTTATCTGATTAGCATGTCGGGCGAGTTGGTCAAATATGAGGAGAAACACGCTTAA
- the cobK gene encoding precorrin-6A reductase, translating to MILVFGGTTEGRRVAGILNGLGKRFIYSTKTQTNSLGYALAAHRFGALNERDMKAFCHEHRIRLIVDAAHPFASVLRETIARTGHELQIPILHFERDFKQAKSSRPESHPLVHFVDGFEKAIRCLCELSPKLVLATTGVQTITPLKPYWSKHKMLVRILPQTTSIEKARAQGFPSEQTLSMSPGRSIADELQLIATYGVDCLLSKESGASGFLPEKIEAALQAEIPIVILKRPSVPPSFKIVRHKQDFIDFFEQLYQES from the coding sequence ATGATTTTAGTTTTCGGCGGCACAACCGAAGGGCGGCGCGTGGCCGGTATTTTGAACGGACTCGGCAAACGGTTTATTTACTCGACAAAAACCCAAACAAATTCGTTAGGATATGCACTTGCAGCGCATCGTTTCGGCGCGTTGAACGAGCGCGACATGAAAGCCTTTTGCCACGAACATAGAATTCGGCTCATTGTAGATGCAGCGCACCCATTCGCCTCGGTACTTCGCGAAACCATTGCGCGAACTGGCCATGAACTTCAAATTCCTATCTTGCACTTCGAGCGCGATTTTAAACAAGCCAAATCCTCGCGCCCTGAATCGCATCCGCTTGTCCATTTTGTAGATGGATTTGAAAAAGCGATTCGTTGCTTGTGCGAGCTATCGCCAAAGCTTGTGCTGGCAACAACGGGTGTGCAAACCATTACGCCGCTAAAGCCGTATTGGTCAAAGCACAAAATGCTCGTTCGAATCTTGCCTCAGACAACCTCGATTGAAAAAGCGCGTGCACAAGGCTTCCCGTCCGAACAAACACTATCCATGTCGCCAGGCAGAAGCATCGCAGATGAACTTCAACTTATTGCGACTTACGGTGTGGATTGCTTGCTCAGTAAGGAAAGCGGGGCAAGCGGATTTTTGCCGGAAAAAATAGAAGCCGCGCTTCAGGCCGAAATTCCGATTGTCATTTTGAAGCGCCCAAGTGTGCCGCCGTCATTCAAAATTGTGCGCCACAAACAAGATTTCATCGACTTTTTTGAACAACTTTACCAAGAGTCTTGA
- a CDS encoding DUF4404 family protein — protein sequence MEKQEIRDMLEKLHKELSSGTEKNSIDDASKALLSSVQEDIENILDSAGSASSEEHHESLTEKLTDAIEAFEDSHPDLVIVMKHVLDSLANMGF from the coding sequence ATGGAAAAGCAAGAAATTCGCGACATGTTGGAAAAGCTTCATAAAGAACTCTCCAGCGGTACTGAAAAAAACTCGATTGATGATGCCTCAAAGGCACTACTTAGCAGTGTTCAAGAGGATATTGAAAACATACTTGATTCGGCGGGCAGTGCCTCGTCAGAGGAGCATCATGAAAGCTTGACTGAGAAACTCACTGACGCAATTGAGGCGTTTGAAGACTCTCATCCTGACTTGGTTATCGTTATGAAGCACGTGTTAGACAGTTTAGCAAATATGGGGTTCTAA
- a CDS encoding thioredoxin family protein, whose amino-acid sequence MEVILYILGGVLAFFIVTPIFIRLKTSFKKGKPVPELPSKYAKAVETGKPTVFYFYSDNCAACKPMTPIIDKYKKKSRNVFKIDARKEFSVAQKFGVMGTPSTVLVKDGVIAEFLVGPQPEEKISAFL is encoded by the coding sequence ATGGAAGTGATTTTGTACATTCTTGGCGGTGTTTTAGCTTTTTTTATCGTCACCCCGATTTTTATCCGTTTGAAAACGAGCTTCAAAAAAGGAAAGCCTGTTCCTGAATTGCCATCGAAGTACGCCAAAGCCGTAGAAACGGGGAAGCCAACGGTGTTTTACTTTTACTCTGACAACTGCGCTGCCTGCAAACCCATGACACCCATCATCGACAAATACAAAAAGAAGAGTAGAAACGTATTCAAGATTGATGCTCGCAAAGAGTTCAGTGTTGCGCAGAAGTTCGGTGTGATGGGAACGCCGTCCACCGTGTTGGTAAAAGACGGTGTCATTGCGGAGTTTCTCGTCGGCCCTCAACCTGAAGAGAAAATTTCTGCGTTTCTTTAA
- a CDS encoding FG-GAP repeat protein — translation MVFALLVLCGQSSAAYAQDWNEIIKVVASDAVAADYFGFAVSVSGDVAIVGAYGNDDDGDNSGSAYIFEKSGAAWPQTAKLTASDAVSGDKDGDNPLPVELSSFSGVSTETGIQLNWKTASETDNAGFVLYRNGSKTAISSGSFTETKKMMLLK, via the coding sequence ATGGTATTTGCCCTGCTTGTTTTATGCGGGCAAAGCAGCGCTGCGTATGCGCAAGATTGGAACGAAATTATCAAAGTTGTAGCAAGCGACGCCGTTGCTGCTGACTATTTTGGTTTTGCGGTCTCGGTCTCAGGAGACGTCGCCATTGTCGGCGCTTATGGAAATGACGACGACGGAGACAATTCCGGTTCGGCCTACATCTTTGAGAAGAGCGGCGCGGCTTGGCCACAGACAGCAAAACTCACCGCTTCCGACGCCGTCAGTGGCGATAAGGACGGCGACAATCCGCTTCCGGTTGAGCTTTCTTCCTTCTCAGGCGTTTCCACCGAAACCGGCATTCAGCTCAATTGGAAAACCGCTTCGGAGACGGACAACGCCGGATTTGTGCTTTATCGGAACGGTTCAAAAACCGCAATTTCCTCCGGTAGTTTCACTGAAACGAAAAAGATGATGCTTTTGAAATAG
- a CDS encoding site-specific integrase translates to MSIVLRTKNLTSGKISYYLDVHANGKRFYEFLDIQADADDAEARAQAEDMMRKRLTELEEYPENFAQTFKRRSNFVAYFEKHAQEKPKTEKAWRNTLKYLKQFSSQISFAGIDEEWLEKFKAFLLERVSPNTAHTYFSKIKAALRKAVKEGILSLDPAAHVPNIKKNQPERVFLSEDELARLQRTPCKNENVRLAFLFACFTGLNLQSLETLTWKNIKKSSHDYCFIELGQKIPSGIDSLPVTLEAEQVLNQVSKANGIVEALSRSDEPIFLLPSRTEIQNCLNSWAKEASLEKRISFQVSRHTYAIRSLSNEMDLYTLSKFLGHKTIGVTKIYQDMLPAKSAE, encoded by the coding sequence ATGTCTATCGTTTTAAGAACCAAAAACTTAACATCCGGCAAGATTTCATATTATTTGGATGTTCATGCAAACGGCAAGCGATTCTACGAGTTTCTTGACATCCAAGCCGATGCCGACGACGCAGAAGCGCGCGCCCAAGCTGAGGATATGATGAGGAAGCGCTTGACAGAACTTGAAGAATACCCCGAAAATTTTGCCCAAACATTTAAGCGCCGATCAAATTTTGTCGCTTATTTTGAAAAACATGCGCAGGAAAAACCGAAAACAGAGAAAGCGTGGCGCAACACGTTGAAGTATTTAAAGCAGTTTTCGAGCCAAATTTCTTTTGCGGGCATTGATGAAGAATGGCTTGAGAAATTCAAAGCATTTTTGCTTGAGCGCGTCTCTCCGAACACGGCGCACACCTATTTCTCCAAAATCAAAGCTGCACTCAGAAAAGCCGTGAAGGAAGGCATTCTTTCTTTAGATCCCGCTGCGCATGTTCCAAACATTAAAAAGAATCAGCCTGAGCGAGTTTTTCTTTCGGAAGATGAGCTAGCGCGCTTACAGCGGACGCCTTGTAAAAACGAAAACGTTCGCCTTGCTTTTTTATTCGCTTGCTTCACAGGACTTAACCTTCAATCGCTCGAAACACTCACTTGGAAAAACATCAAAAAGAGCAGTCACGATTATTGCTTTATTGAACTCGGTCAAAAAATTCCCAGTGGTATAGATTCATTGCCGGTAACGCTCGAAGCCGAGCAAGTTCTGAATCAAGTAAGCAAGGCTAACGGCATTGTAGAAGCGCTGTCACGCTCTGATGAGCCGATATTTTTATTGCCGTCGCGTACGGAAATCCAAAATTGCTTGAACTCGTGGGCAAAAGAAGCGTCTTTGGAAAAGCGTATTAGTTTTCAAGTTTCTCGACATACGTATGCTATTCGTTCACTAAGTAACGAAATGGATCTTTACACACTTTCAAAGTTTTTAGGGCATAAAACTATTGGAGTCACGAAAATCTATCAGGATATGCTACCAGCGAAAAGCGCTGAATAA